In Kordiimonas sp. SCSIO 12610, the sequence GCAAGCGAAGACCCACGATTTTTCGCTACTGGAATTTCCCTGGTTGCCCATATGAACAGCCCTCGGGTGCCAGCCGTTCATATGAATACGCGCTTTATTGTAACTACGAAAAGCTGGTTCGGCGGCGGTGCAGATTTAAATGCGCCTCTCCCGAATGAAGAAGACACAGCAGCATTTCACCAAGCTTTAAATGAATGCTGTGATCGTCATGACCCTGATTATTATCCCAAATATAAAAAATGGTGCGATGAGTATTTTTATATCAAGCACCGGAACCGCGCGCGAGGCGAAGGCGGAATTTTCTATGACCAATTGAATAGCGGAAATTGGGAAAAAGACTTCGAATTCACGCAAGATGTCGGAAAGACATTTAATTCGATCTATCCTGCACTTGTTAGAAAGCATATGAATGAAGAATGGAGTGATGCAGAGCGCGAAACGCTATTGGAGTACCGCGGATATTATGCAGAGTTCAATCTGGTTTATGACCGCGGCACTACGTTTGGCCTAAAAACTGGTGGGAATGTAGACGCGATTCTTATGTCACTTCCACCTGAAGCAAAGTGGCCATAGGAAGAAACAGGGAAACACGTGGAAGATATCGCCGTATATTGGGCATTATTTCTTAATGCCTTCATTGCAGCCACTTTGCTCCCTGCGTTTTCAGAACTTGCTTTATCCGCCTTATTAATTGAGGATATTGGCGAGCCTGTTTTCCTTTTACTTGCTGCAACAACGGGCAACATACTTGGTTCTGTCGTGAACTGGTTGCTCGGAAAATTCATTATTGTGCAGGATAAAATCCAGACGAAATATGCAACCAAAACCAGTTTTAAAAAAGCCAAAGGGCTTTTCGAACGTTTTGGTGTCTATAGTTTATTATTCGCTTGGGCACCGATCATTGGAGACCCGCTGACCTTTATTGCCGGTATTTTTAAAATACGGTTCTTGCCATTCATTATTCTGGTAAGCATTGGCAAATTCATGCGTTACAGC encodes:
- the hemF gene encoding oxygen-dependent coproporphyrinogen oxidase; the protein is MTDTAAISIQKEKAAQWFEQLRNEICESFEAIERDNKGPLSSRSPGEFERKTWQRENQGDGAEGGGGTMSIMRGGRVFEKVGVNISTVHGTFTEEFAKNIPGASEDPRFFATGISLVAHMNSPRVPAVHMNTRFIVTTKSWFGGGADLNAPLPNEEDTAAFHQALNECCDRHDPDYYPKYKKWCDEYFYIKHRNRARGEGGIFYDQLNSGNWEKDFEFTQDVGKTFNSIYPALVRKHMNEEWSDAERETLLEYRGYYAEFNLVYDRGTTFGLKTGGNVDAILMSLPPEAKWP
- a CDS encoding YqaA family protein → MEDIAVYWALFLNAFIAATLLPAFSELALSALLIEDIGEPVFLLLAATTGNILGSVVNWLLGKFIIVQDKIQTKYATKTSFKKAKGLFERFGVYSLLFAWAPIIGDPLTFIAGIFKIRFLPFIILVSIGKFMRYSLILLAISYT